The following nucleotide sequence is from Solidesulfovibrio carbinolicus.
TCCCCTTTGCTGCCGGCCGAAGGGAAATTGATATTCTTTGTGATGTCCTCTTCCCGGTGGCTCGGATCCGTTTGCCGCAGCGCGGCAACCAGGAGTCGCGCGAAAATGACCAGATTCGATTAGCCCTCTTGGACCGTGCCCAGGAAGCGGTGGCGCAGCGTATCGCTCCCGGCCGTACCCTGGTCACCGGTCCCGCCGGTAGCGGTAAGACGCTTGTGCTTGTGCATCAAGCTGCCTTGCTGCGGCGCTCGCGCCCGGACATCGGCCCTATCTTGATGGTCTGTTACAATATCTGCCTAGTCGGCTATCTTAAGCGCCTGCTGGTTGAGCAAGGCCTTCCCCTGGGGCCGGCCGGGGTTGAGGTGCGTCATTTCTACGAGCTCTGCCAGGAGCTTACCGACATCGGAATCGAGTATGAGGGCCATGAGGCTGATTATTATACAAGTGTCGTCGAAATGGCCTTGGAATCGGCGCAAATGTCCGGTCCTCGGTATAGTGCAATTCTGGTGGATGAGGGGCAGGACTTCACGGCTGAGATGCTCAAGGTGCTATTAGCGCTTCTTAATGAGAAGTCGGGCATCCTGACAATCACATTGGATGAAGCCCAATCTATCTATCAGGCACATCGAACCTGGGAAGGGTCGGGATTAGACGTTAATTTTCAAAAGTTTGAATTGAAGTCAGTTTATCGAAATACAATTGAAATTATTGATTTTGTCAACAAATGGTTGAAAAAAGATGGCAAAGCCAAAACTGAAGTGGCGGGACAGCTAAGGGGTGTGCATGGTCCGATCCCACTGGTATTCAAGGTAGAATCATCACAAGAAGCCGTTGAAAAGACATCGCAGATACTGCAAAGTTATGTCAAAGAGGGGGTGTCTCTCTCGGAAATGGCTGTGCTTTTCGCAGCAACGCGCGACAGGGAGGGGCATTATCTGCCTTCGTTGATGGTGCGGTCCCTGGAAGAAAAAGCCCTTTTGGCAGGCGTAATTTCTCGTGACGCTTATTCAAAAGCAGATTTTGACATAACTTCTAAAAGGGTGGCTGTTTCAACCGTTCATAGTGCGAAGGGACTAGATTGGTTAGTTGTGGTTGTCATTGGATTAGAGTATCTAGATTCAATCCGAATGGGTTTGCGATTACCAGCATTATCTTTAGTGGGCTTAACTCGGGCGAGAGAGAGGCTGGTGGTAATTGATCCTGGGTAGGTGATGTGTAAAGTAAATTAGATCAAATAATTGATAGGAGTCGATATTCGTCTTGAGGAGGATGATTCATGGAAGGTTGTCTTTTTTAGGAGTATTGTTTTTTGAGTTGTGGGTTAGATCCTTTTGAATAATTCCCTGTTATTTAGGCATGATTTAAGGAGGGGGTGTGGCCTTTAACAATGTTAGCCTTTTGACCATAAAAGTTGAGGATGGTGGATTCGTTTACAATGAGGCTCTTCAGGAGTATGTGCATCTTAGGCAGGGTGATGCAGATGGTGCTTGCGGAGCATACTGTTTGTTTATGGCTCTTTTAGTTGGAAACCTTATTGATAGGAATATTGTTCTTAATTTAGAAACAGTAGATGGCCGGACAAGGATTGGGAGGCTTGTAAATGCTCTTGGTTCCAATGGGGACTTTTTGATTTGCACAGGTCTGGGTGTCGAGGATATCGTAAGGGCTGTTCAGGAATCTTTTCGAGCGTGTATTGCACTAGATGTAAGAGATGCAAGGGGGGGAAGCGATGTACATATAATACTTGCTGAAGTAATAAACAATGGGTCACCTTTTCTATTGGCGTTGACCTTCGTAGGTGGTGATAGGCATTGGGTACTTGTAATCGGTTACGAAGCTGATTGTGATGGAAAAATAGCT
It contains:
- a CDS encoding AAA family ATPase, with amino-acid sequence MAQFFPACTNDFRTDGEERFYRFLDDATGKGNRFLVWYGPNVGGFEPDFIVFHPDIGLVVFEVKDWAVSQLLEADPHGVRLRMGGTVERRDNPLRQARDYALAIMDALHKDGRLLSRDPFHAGKVALPVQHGAVFANIFKSEAQEVGLLKIFPADKVLYLDDIHHCSDLSMDASGQALTSRLLYMFRPPFPFAAGRREIDILCDVLFPVARIRLPQRGNQESRENDQIRLALLDRAQEAVAQRIAPGRTLVTGPAGSGKTLVLVHQAALLRRSRPDIGPILMVCYNICLVGYLKRLLVEQGLPLGPAGVEVRHFYELCQELTDIGIEYEGHEADYYTSVVEMALESAQMSGPRYSAILVDEGQDFTAEMLKVLLALLNEKSGILTITLDEAQSIYQAHRTWEGSGLDVNFQKFELKSVYRNTIEIIDFVNKWLKKDGKAKTEVAGQLRGVHGPIPLVFKVESSQEAVEKTSQILQSYVKEGVSLSEMAVLFAATRDREGHYLPSLMVRSLEEKALLAGVISRDAYSKADFDITSKRVAVSTVHSAKGLDWLVVVVIGLEYLDSIRMGLRLPALSLVGLTRARERLVVIDPG